One Rossellomorea aquimaris DNA window includes the following coding sequences:
- the rimI gene encoding ribosomal protein S18-alanine N-acetyltransferase, with protein sequence MDIRFMTVDDLDAVMEIEDQSFSIPWSRDAFLNEIEHNHLSTYLVAEDEDKLVGYCGVWLVVDEAHITNVAVLPDYRGRGMGEGLMRKIMGIAIEFGARVMTLEVRVSNTAAQHLYRKLGFQDGGIRKRYYSDNQEDALVMWVNL encoded by the coding sequence ATGGATATACGATTTATGACGGTTGATGATTTAGATGCTGTAATGGAAATTGAAGATCAATCTTTTAGTATTCCTTGGAGCCGGGACGCTTTCTTGAATGAGATCGAACATAACCACCTGTCTACGTATCTCGTTGCCGAGGATGAAGACAAGCTTGTAGGTTACTGTGGGGTTTGGCTTGTAGTGGATGAGGCGCATATCACAAATGTGGCTGTGCTTCCGGATTATCGTGGGCGGGGCATGGGAGAAGGCCTCATGCGCAAGATCATGGGTATTGCCATTGAATTTGGAGCTCGTGTGATGACCCTCGAAGTCAGGGTATCCAATACAGCTGCACAACATTTATATCGAAAGCTCGGTTTTCAAGATGGAGGAATCCGTAAGCGGTATTATTCGGATAATCAAGAGGATGCTTTAGTAATGTGGGTGAATTTATGA
- the tsaD gene encoding tRNA (adenosine(37)-N6)-threonylcarbamoyltransferase complex transferase subunit TsaD encodes MKKDTFVLGIETSCDETAVAIVKNGTEIVVNIVSSQIESHKRFGGVVPEIASRHHVEQVTFVLEEALDQAGMTMDEIDCVAVTEGPGLVGALLIGVNAAKALAFAHNKPLVGVHHIAGHIYANRLVKEMRFPLLSLVVSGGHTELVFMKEHGSFQVIGETRDDAAGEAYDKVARTLSLPYPGGPHIDRLAHEGEPNLDLPRAWLEEGSYDFSFSGLKSAVINTLHNANQKGVTIHPQDLAASFQASVIEVLVTKTVKAVKEYGVEQVLLAGGVAANKGLRAALQEAFEGEETELIIPPLSLCTDNAAMIAAAGTVLFEQGRRGSMDMNAHPGLDIENF; translated from the coding sequence ATGAAAAAAGATACGTTTGTATTGGGAATCGAGACAAGCTGTGACGAAACAGCTGTGGCGATTGTGAAAAATGGAACAGAGATTGTGGTGAATATTGTTTCGTCTCAGATTGAAAGTCATAAGCGGTTCGGTGGCGTAGTCCCTGAAATTGCTTCACGTCACCATGTGGAACAGGTTACGTTTGTGCTGGAGGAAGCGCTTGACCAAGCTGGTATGACGATGGACGAAATTGATTGTGTCGCCGTTACGGAAGGGCCCGGCTTAGTGGGAGCCCTTCTGATTGGTGTCAATGCTGCCAAGGCACTCGCTTTTGCTCATAACAAACCTTTGGTAGGTGTCCATCACATTGCAGGACATATTTATGCCAATCGATTGGTAAAAGAAATGAGGTTTCCTCTGCTTTCATTAGTTGTTTCCGGAGGCCATACAGAGCTTGTGTTCATGAAAGAGCACGGTTCGTTTCAAGTGATCGGGGAGACCCGTGACGATGCAGCCGGGGAAGCTTATGATAAAGTGGCCAGGACCTTGAGTCTTCCGTATCCTGGGGGACCCCATATCGATCGGTTGGCTCATGAAGGGGAACCTAATCTTGATTTGCCCCGTGCATGGCTGGAAGAGGGTTCCTATGATTTTAGCTTCAGTGGATTGAAGTCGGCGGTTATTAACACGCTACACAATGCGAATCAAAAAGGAGTTACCATTCATCCACAGGACTTGGCAGCAAGCTTTCAAGCCAGTGTGATTGAAGTGTTAGTGACCAAAACCGTTAAAGCTGTAAAGGAATATGGAGTGGAGCAAGTATTACTGGCTGGTGGGGTTGCAGCCAATAAAGGCTTACGTGCTGCCCTTCAAGAAGCGTTTGAAGGAGAGGAAACAGAGTTGATCATCCCTCCGTTATCTCTTTGTACGGACAATGCTGCCATGATCGCAGCTGCTGGAACGGTCTTATTTGAACAAGGAAGAAGAGGTAGCATGGATATGAATGCTCATCCTGGACTTGATATCGAGAATTTCTAA
- a CDS encoding YdiK family protein, with protein sequence MRRSPLFSGVIYLLLGVLFTYFAVQNVQDDGWGFFAYMLVFLATLDFGSGLRMVLLHFKIKKKIENKK encoded by the coding sequence ATGAGGAGATCACCATTATTCTCAGGCGTGATCTATCTCCTTCTCGGTGTGCTCTTCACATACTTTGCTGTGCAAAATGTACAGGATGATGGTTGGGGATTTTTCGCTTATATGCTCGTCTTTCTGGCAACCCTTGATTTTGGTTCCGGGTTGCGGATGGTGTTGCTGCATTTCAAAATCAAAAAGAAAATAGAGAATAAAAAATAA
- a CDS encoding SprT family protein, giving the protein MTDAELQFLVEKISIQSFHKPFLHKAYFNPRLRTTGGRYMLGSHNIDINRKYLEEHGMDELIGIIKHELCHYHLHIEGKGYKHGDEDFKRLLNEVGGPRHCSILMSVNNRKRYLIYVCSKCGLEFKRRRKINLRKYVCGRCKGKLKLVKEVIMNEDKS; this is encoded by the coding sequence ATGACGGACGCTGAGCTGCAATTTCTTGTTGAAAAAATTTCTATTCAATCTTTTCATAAGCCTTTTCTTCATAAGGCATATTTCAACCCAAGGCTAAGAACCACTGGGGGAAGGTATATGTTAGGTAGTCATAATATCGATATTAATCGTAAATATTTAGAAGAGCATGGTATGGATGAATTAATAGGAATCATTAAACATGAGTTGTGTCATTATCATTTGCATATTGAAGGTAAAGGATATAAGCATGGAGATGAAGATTTTAAGAGGCTTCTGAATGAAGTTGGGGGTCCAAGACATTGTTCAATATTAATGAGTGTGAACAATAGAAAAAGGTATTTGATTTATGTGTGCTCGAAGTGCGGGTTGGAGTTTAAAAGAAGAAGGAAGATCAATTTAAGAAAATACGTGTGTGGACGTTGTAAAGGCAAGCTTAAATTAGTTAAAGAAGTTATTATGAACGAAGACAAATCCTGA
- the tatC gene encoding twin-arginine translocase subunit TatC, producing the protein MSQSQRDMTVYEHIGELQKRLMFVVVFFLLAVIVSFFLAEPLIRYLQHADEAKELTMNAFRITDPLKIYMEMIMFIAIIMTSPIILFQVWSFVSPGLYEKERKVTLSYIPISVILFLGGLSFSYFILFPYVVKFMMGLSTNLNIQQVIGINEYFHFLFQITIPFGFLFQLPVIMLFLTRLGIITPMLLAQMRKVAYFILLVIAAFITPPDIVSHLMVTVPLLLLYEISIWISKIGYKKVLEAEQKLEMEQFEDINKD; encoded by the coding sequence ATGAGTCAAAGTCAAAGAGACATGACAGTCTATGAACATATAGGAGAATTGCAAAAACGACTCATGTTTGTAGTCGTTTTCTTCTTGTTAGCGGTAATCGTGAGCTTTTTTCTTGCTGAGCCGTTGATTCGATATTTGCAGCACGCGGATGAAGCGAAAGAATTGACGATGAACGCCTTTCGGATTACAGACCCTCTCAAAATCTATATGGAAATGATCATGTTTATTGCAATCATCATGACATCACCCATCATTCTATTTCAAGTATGGTCGTTCGTAAGTCCAGGCTTATATGAGAAAGAGAGGAAGGTAACGCTTAGTTACATACCGATTTCTGTCATTCTTTTCTTAGGTGGATTGTCATTCTCATATTTTATTTTGTTTCCATATGTAGTGAAATTCATGATGGGTTTATCAACCAATCTGAATATCCAGCAAGTGATTGGAATTAATGAATACTTTCATTTCCTGTTTCAAATAACCATTCCATTTGGATTTCTATTTCAACTGCCGGTTATTATGCTGTTTCTGACACGCCTTGGGATTATTACCCCGATGCTGCTGGCGCAAATGAGAAAGGTGGCGTACTTCATATTGTTGGTCATTGCCGCTTTCATCACACCGCCGGACATCGTCTCGCATTTAATGGTAACCGTCCCTTTGCTTCTTCTTTATGAAATCAGTATTTGGATTTCTAAGATCGGGTATAAAAAGGTTTTAGAAGCAGAACAAAAGCTTGAAATGGAACAGTTCGAGGATATAAATAAGGATTGA
- the cmpA gene encoding cortex morphogenetic protein CmpA encodes MPNWLVNQLRRAYFEKDRYQIKLLNQCWYFYRKKNSS; translated from the coding sequence ATGCCTAACTGGCTTGTGAATCAATTGAGGAGAGCCTATTTTGAAAAGGATCGATATCAAATCAAACTCCTTAATCAATGCTGGTATTTTTACCGTAAGAAGAACAGCTCTTAA
- the tsaB gene encoding tRNA (adenosine(37)-N6)-threonylcarbamoyltransferase complex dimerization subunit type 1 TsaB, protein MTILSIDTSNYPLGVALIEEDKVIGEYITYIKKNHSVRAMPAIEQLLKDCGTEAKDLTKVVVANGPGSYTGVRIGVTLAKTLAWSLGIPLIPVSSLATLASSGRYFTGYIVPLFDARRGQVYTGLYEFQGDQLICVEDDCNIILEEWVTKLKDFNKEILFVGNDVALHESMIKEVLGDQAKIAPFVSHNPRPSELAFIGSGLIGTSAHEVLPNYIRMAEAEVKWLESQKKI, encoded by the coding sequence ATGACGATATTATCGATTGATACCTCCAATTATCCGTTAGGCGTTGCGCTTATCGAGGAAGACAAGGTAATTGGGGAGTACATTACCTATATTAAGAAGAATCATTCAGTAAGAGCCATGCCGGCTATCGAACAATTGTTAAAGGATTGCGGGACTGAGGCGAAAGACTTAACGAAGGTTGTCGTTGCAAATGGCCCGGGTTCCTATACAGGTGTCCGGATAGGAGTCACCTTAGCAAAGACCCTTGCATGGTCTTTGGGCATCCCGCTCATTCCAGTATCAAGTCTTGCGACACTGGCTTCATCTGGACGATATTTCACAGGATATATTGTTCCTTTGTTCGATGCAAGAAGGGGACAGGTATACACAGGACTTTATGAGTTTCAGGGAGATCAATTAATTTGTGTGGAAGACGATTGCAACATAATCCTGGAAGAATGGGTGACGAAGTTAAAAGATTTTAATAAAGAAATACTCTTTGTCGGTAATGATGTTGCCCTTCACGAGAGCATGATTAAGGAAGTCCTGGGAGATCAAGCAAAAATCGCTCCTTTTGTCAGTCATAATCCACGTCCCTCTGAGCTTGCTTTTATCGGTAGTGGTCTGATAGGGACGTCTGCGCATGAAGTGCTCCCTAATTATATACGTATGGCTGAAGCAGAAGTGAAATGGTTGGAATCTCAAAAAAAAATCTGA
- the tsaE gene encoding tRNA (adenosine(37)-N6)-threonylcarbamoyltransferase complex ATPase subunit type 1 TsaE, which yields MNQFEIITTSPEETGQFAEKLASHLNPGAVLTLEGDLGAGKTTFTKGLAKGLGVTKTVNSPTFTIIKEYRGRLPLYHMDVYRLDDSFEDLGFDEYFEGEGVTVVEWAHLIQDQLPEELLSLSIYREGDSTRRIVLKPYGDRYSELCKEIVS from the coding sequence ATGAATCAGTTTGAGATCATAACGACCAGTCCAGAGGAAACAGGCCAGTTTGCTGAGAAATTGGCATCACACTTAAATCCTGGAGCTGTGTTAACATTAGAAGGTGATCTTGGGGCGGGAAAGACGACATTTACCAAAGGTCTTGCCAAGGGCCTTGGTGTCACGAAGACGGTTAACAGTCCCACTTTTACCATCATTAAAGAATATAGGGGTCGTTTGCCTCTTTATCATATGGATGTATACAGGTTGGATGATTCCTTTGAAGATTTGGGGTTCGATGAATACTTTGAAGGGGAAGGTGTGACCGTCGTTGAGTGGGCTCACTTAATTCAAGATCAACTTCCGGAAGAATTATTAAGTCTATCGATTTATCGGGAAGGCGATTCCACGAGAAGAATCGTTTTGAAGCCCTATGGTGATCGATATAGTGAATTGTGTAAGGAGATTGTGTCATGA
- a CDS encoding redox-sensing transcriptional repressor Rex — protein sequence MNQDTTKIPQATAKRLPLYYRFIKNLYSSGKQRVSSKELSEAVKVDSATIRRDFSYFGALGKKGYGYNVNYLLSFFRKTLDQDAITKVVLIGVGNLGTAFLHYNFIKNNNTKIEMAFEVDEKKVGTQISDVPVFHLDDLEESLEGHDIEVAILTVPASSAQNITDRLVSSNIKGILNFTPARLTVPDHIRVHHIDLAVELQSLVYFLKHYSEDDTEMSQDGIISE from the coding sequence ATGAACCAGGATACAACGAAAATTCCACAGGCAACGGCTAAGCGCCTTCCGCTATATTATCGCTTTATCAAGAATCTGTACTCGTCGGGAAAGCAGAGGGTTTCATCAAAAGAATTGAGTGAAGCGGTGAAGGTTGATTCTGCCACGATACGCAGAGATTTTTCTTATTTTGGCGCGTTGGGTAAAAAGGGTTATGGATATAATGTCAATTACCTTCTATCCTTTTTTCGTAAGACATTAGATCAAGATGCCATTACGAAGGTTGTGCTTATAGGTGTAGGGAATCTCGGTACAGCGTTTCTTCATTATAATTTCATAAAAAATAATAATACTAAGATTGAAATGGCTTTTGAAGTGGATGAAAAGAAGGTAGGGACACAAATCAGTGACGTACCCGTTTTTCATTTAGATGATTTAGAAGAGAGTCTTGAAGGGCATGATATTGAAGTGGCCATTCTGACGGTTCCGGCATCTTCTGCTCAGAATATCACAGACCGATTGGTTTCTTCTAATATTAAGGGGATCCTGAATTTCACTCCTGCGAGATTAACGGTGCCGGACCATATTCGCGTCCATCATATTGATTTGGCAGTTGAGCTTCAATCACTGGTATACTTCTTAAAGCATTATTCAGAGGATGACACGGAAATGTCACAAGATGGAATCATATCCGAATAG
- a CDS encoding ABC-F family ATP-binding cassette domain-containing protein, whose protein sequence is MILLQVNQLTKNFGADNILSNIKLEIQTRDRVALVGRNGAGKSTLLKIIAGHLSYDSGDITKPKGVSIGYLAQNTGLESDLSIWSEMLTVFEELQRQEKQLRILEQQMADPSVYDQEELYQRVLKEYDELQVRFKDSGGYQYEADIRSVLHGLNFADFDYDTKISTLSGGQKTRLALGKLLLTRPDILILDEPTNHLDIETLSWLEMYLQSYEGAVLIVSHDRYFLDSVVNQVYEISRNRSKKYLGNYSKYLEQKAEDYEKDLKMFERQQQEVAKLEDFIQRNIARASTTKMAQSRRKKLERMDKMDRPQGDEKSANFAFQIDRPSGNDVLHVQDLTIGYGKDEQVSSHIDFSVKKGDSIALVGPNGIGKSTLLKTLVNKLHPLEGAFKFGSNVSISYYDQEQAELSSNKTVLNELWDQYPMKMEKEIRTVLGNFLFSGEDVLKPVSTLSGGEKARLALSKLMMEKGNVLILDEPTNHLDLDSKEVLENALIDYPGTILFVSHDRYFINRIATKVVELSKKGSTEYLGDYDYYVEKLQQQEELAALERMEQGEKASSQVTTQKQSHKIDKEAKKLERQRKRRVEEIEGLMEALEEDIQEKEDLLCDPDIFQDHEKVQDINDSLSKAREELDSLLEEWTELEEILQEEQ, encoded by the coding sequence ATGATTCTACTACAAGTGAATCAACTAACGAAAAACTTTGGTGCCGATAATATCCTATCAAATATTAAGCTTGAAATACAGACAAGAGATCGGGTGGCTCTCGTGGGACGCAACGGAGCAGGAAAGTCGACTCTTTTAAAAATAATTGCAGGTCATCTCTCCTATGATTCCGGGGACATCACGAAACCAAAAGGGGTTTCCATTGGATACCTGGCTCAGAATACCGGCTTGGAGTCTGATCTATCCATTTGGTCTGAAATGCTTACCGTCTTCGAGGAATTGCAGAGGCAGGAAAAGCAATTAAGAATATTGGAGCAGCAGATGGCCGATCCTTCCGTCTATGATCAAGAAGAGCTTTATCAACGCGTATTAAAAGAATATGATGAGCTTCAAGTCAGGTTCAAGGATTCCGGAGGTTACCAATATGAAGCGGATATCCGCTCTGTCCTTCACGGATTGAATTTCGCAGATTTCGATTACGATACAAAGATATCCACATTGAGCGGTGGCCAGAAAACCCGTCTCGCTCTTGGTAAACTTCTTTTAACCAGACCTGACATTCTCATTCTTGATGAGCCGACCAACCATCTTGATATTGAGACTTTATCGTGGCTTGAGATGTACCTTCAAAGCTATGAAGGAGCCGTCCTGATCGTTTCCCATGACCGATACTTCCTGGATAGCGTCGTCAATCAAGTGTATGAGATTTCCCGTAATCGAAGCAAGAAATACCTGGGTAACTACAGTAAATACCTTGAACAGAAAGCAGAAGACTACGAAAAGGATCTCAAGATGTTCGAACGCCAGCAACAGGAGGTCGCTAAACTCGAAGACTTCATTCAACGGAATATCGCCCGTGCTTCCACAACTAAGATGGCCCAAAGTCGCCGAAAAAAGCTGGAACGAATGGACAAGATGGATAGACCCCAGGGTGATGAGAAATCTGCCAACTTTGCTTTTCAAATTGACCGTCCAAGTGGAAATGATGTTCTTCACGTCCAAGACCTAACAATCGGATATGGAAAAGACGAACAGGTTTCATCTCACATCGACTTCTCTGTTAAAAAGGGAGACAGTATCGCCCTTGTAGGTCCAAACGGAATCGGGAAATCGACTCTGTTGAAAACATTGGTCAATAAACTGCACCCTCTAGAAGGAGCATTTAAATTCGGATCAAATGTTTCGATTAGTTATTATGATCAAGAACAAGCCGAACTATCTTCAAATAAGACCGTCTTAAATGAACTGTGGGACCAATACCCAATGAAAATGGAAAAAGAAATCCGCACTGTACTTGGAAACTTCTTATTCTCAGGGGAAGATGTCTTAAAGCCTGTTTCCACACTGAGTGGTGGAGAGAAGGCACGTCTGGCACTTTCCAAGCTCATGATGGAAAAAGGGAATGTCTTGATTCTGGATGAACCGACGAACCATCTGGATCTAGACAGCAAAGAAGTGCTGGAGAATGCCTTGATTGACTACCCTGGGACGATTCTCTTTGTATCACACGACCGTTATTTCATCAATCGAATTGCTACAAAGGTTGTAGAACTGTCCAAAAAGGGATCGACCGAATACCTTGGCGATTACGATTATTATGTAGAGAAATTACAACAGCAGGAAGAACTGGCTGCACTCGAGCGGATGGAACAAGGAGAAAAAGCGTCATCACAGGTGACAACTCAAAAACAGTCCCACAAGATCGATAAAGAAGCGAAGAAGCTTGAGCGTCAACGAAAACGCAGGGTAGAAGAAATTGAAGGTCTCATGGAAGCTCTTGAAGAAGACATCCAGGAAAAAGAGGATCTTCTCTGTGATCCTGACATTTTTCAAGATCATGAAAAGGTACAGGACATCAATGACTCCCTCTCAAAAGCTAGAGAAGAGCTTGATTCTCTATTGGAAGAATGGACAGAACTTGAGGAGATTCTTCAAGAAGAACAGTAA
- a CDS encoding twin-arginine translocase TatA/TatE family subunit, with protein MLGAGSIVLITVVALLIFGPKKLPELGKAAGNTLREFKNATKGLADDEDDNSKKAK; from the coding sequence ATGTTAGGTGCAGGTAGTATCGTACTTATAACGGTTGTTGCTTTACTGATCTTTGGACCAAAGAAATTGCCTGAGTTAGGGAAAGCAGCTGGTAATACATTACGCGAATTTAAAAATGCAACAAAGGGCTTAGCAGATGATGAGGACGATAATAGTAAAAAAGCTAAGTAG